The following coding sequences lie in one Sorghum bicolor cultivar BTx623 chromosome 6, Sorghum_bicolor_NCBIv3, whole genome shotgun sequence genomic window:
- the LOC8083452 gene encoding uncharacterized protein LOC8083452 isoform X1: protein MASLRFLSGGLPILDRLASLKGVGCTMNLLSWNCQGSAGSLRSSTMQHLARLITSTKSQVCFISETRNTSISRTAIVNRFNVLDAFVVQAQGQSGGLWLIWTQAVSITIIDHNYHYILALCNSTTTSEQFGLVCIYGDPHHRNTTTIWTRVLNFVVNHSTLPILAMGDMNELMNANEKCGSGKADIRRINMFCDYVKQCGFLDLGYSGPAYTWTNKRFSTTPTFQRLDRCLANAEWCMAYPRTTVYHLPMRRSDHAPILTMLDSTRHHNNKIFRFKNWWLMEQDYMQVAKESWMKSYNRPFHQKTKYLATDLRKWRMAKPNLSTQINIIESQMLSQPSEPPQEQDYDLQQHLAFQHQNILTKDEEFHLQRAKKNWARLGDRNTAFFHQSIVKRHRKNTIAYLHNPDGTDSTTADQIASTLLHYFHELFAVNETNHQSLQTSSLQILTASHSQQPQPQEASHHHSMRQGEEIDHHHQTIDSRHTNAADDISCFTNSTPNLQELHSIIKGMRNNASPGPDSLNAAFFKTAWPWISNDVHNLHFINLLRACFTTPSMAVLINGEPTGYFFSKKGIRQGCPLSPFLFAIAINELSIALHDAMNNANLTGITLGPNCPPIQSLLFADDLILCGEATIYEATTINNILNDFYYSSGQTPNMSKSSIHFRHNVDNATKTQIKNIFPVPNLLHNTIHLGHPIIFSHRDKNKAYAFIYNKFLAKLTTVKANKLNHAGRLTTYRTTCGQIEDDAHLFFLCSLPRAVWFSFTPSLRTELLPPDNDGIQLILQTIITNDINDDLLSTMLITLRFIWKARNDNCFQRKSWTPIQVHTAAAAMIRWINNECQETEEEQAPCLNHDQQQLHQQPTPPIIENSTGNDTNLLGQQGMSYLTAGDQSHQRIMTNNERAPEPPTMTTIGINISMQQLHLTNTYHANNPALLQTPRCYVDASTLPDQPNMSMRQAGLGIFFLNTRVQPAQGIYIKAKLEACSSVLMAEAASLALASIIIDRLNIDRVSFLSDSELLVHFFNQTHHNDPPDWRIKHFTQTFSNHIISREPKIFKVKRSSNSIADTLAREAFLHRTVQSNNIQYSCSHEHHKIECPLTQVLHFVDLINVTIIAARCC, encoded by the exons ATGGCCTCCCTGAGATTCCTGTCGGGGGGCCTGCCTATTCTGGACAGACTCGCCAGCCTCAAGGGCGTCGGGTGCACCATGAATCTGCTCTCATGGAACTGCCAGGGATCAGCCGGCTCCCTGCGTAGTTCAACAATGCAACATCTTGCCCGTCTCATAACATCTACCAAATCTCAGGTTTGTTTCATATCTGAAACTCGAAATACTTCAATTTCTCGTACTGCTATTGTTAATCGATTTAATGTTTTGGATGCTTTCGTAGTTCAAGCGCAGGGTCAGTCAGGTGGTCTTTGGTTAATTTGGACCCAAGCTGTTTCCATCACTATAATAGATCACAATTACCACTATATTTTAGCTTTGTGTAATAGCACTACTACTTCTGAGCAGTTTGGTTTAGTTTGTATCTATGGTGATCCTCATCACCGTAACACCACTACTATATGGACCAGGGTACTTAATTTTGTGGTAAATCATAGTACCCTTCCTATCTTAGCTATGGGGGACATGAATGAACTCATGAATGCTAATGAAAAATGTGGTTCGGGTAAAGCTGATATTCGACGTATTAATATGTTTTGTGACTATGTAAAGCAGTGTGGCTTTTTGGATTTGGGGTACAGTGGACCGGCGTACACATGGACAAACAAGCGCTTCAGTACAACTCCCACTTTTCAGCGACTTGATCGTTGCTTGGCAAATGCTGAATGGTGTATGGCTTATCCGAGAACAACAGTGTATCATCTACCTATGAGGCGTAGCGACCATGCCCCCATCCTCACTATGCTTGATTCTACTCGTCATCACAATAACAAAATTTTTCGGTTTAAAAACTGGTGGCTTATGGAACAGGACTATATGCAGGTGGCCAAAGAGAGCTGGATGAAATCCTACAATCGCCCCTTTCACCAAAAGACCAAATACTTAGCTACTGATCTTCGAAAATGGAGGATGGCCAAGCCTAATCTCTCTACCCAGATTAATATCATTGAAAGCCAAATGCTTAGCCAGCCATCCGAACCACCACAGGAACAGGACTACGACCTCCAGCAGCACCTTGCATTTCAGCACCAAAATATTCTAACCAAAGATGAAGAATTCCATCTTCAAAGAGCCAAAAAGAACTGGgctaggcttggtgatcgtaacACTGCCTTCTTTCATCAATCCATTGTCAAAAGGCATAGAAAAAATACAATCGCCTATCTTCACAATCCCGATGGCACTGATTCCACTACTGCTGACCAAATTGCCTCAACCCTTCTCCATTATTTTCATGAACTGTTTGCTGTTAATGAGACTAATCATCAATCTCTACAGACCTCCTCATTGCAGATACTGACAGCCTCTCATTCACAACAGCCTCAACCTCAGGAGGCATCACATCATCACTCTATGCGACAAGGAGAGGAAATCGACCACCATCATCAAACCATCGACTCAAGGCACACCAATGCGGCAGACGACATCTCCTGCTTTACTAACTCAACTCCAAATTTGCAGGAGCTGCACAGTATCATCAAAGGTATGCGCAATAATGCATCCCCAGGCCCAGATAGCCTCAATGCAGCTTTCTTTAAGACGGCATGGCCTTGGATCTCTAACGATGTCCATAACCTG CATTTTATCAACCTTCTACGAGCTTGCTTTACTACTCCGTCGATGGCAGTTCTTATCAATGGTGAGCCCACTGgatattttttttccaaaaaaggTATTCGCCAAGGTTGTCCCCTTTCCCCTTTTCTCTTTGCAATAGCTATTAATGAATTGTCCATCGCTTTACATGATGCAATGAATAATGCCAATCTTACTGGAATCACTTTGGGCCCCAATTGCCCTCCTATTCAATCCTTACTCTTTGCGGATGACCTCATTTTATGTGGTGAAGCCACTATTTATGAAGCTACTACCATCAACAACATTCTTAATGACTTCTACTACAGCTCTGGTCAGACTCCCAACATGAGTAAATCTTCCATCCACTTCCGCCATAATGTTGATAATGCCACCAAGACccaaattaagaatatttttccAGTTCCCAATCTACTCCATAATACCATTCATCTGGGTCATCCGATTATTTTTAGCCATAGAGACAAAAATAAAGCTTATGCTTTCATCTATAACAAATTCTTAGCAAAGCTCACTACTGTTAAAGCCAACAAACTTAATCATGCCGGTCGACTTACTACCTACCGTACAACATGCGGGCAAATTGAGGACGATGCTCACCTTTTCTTCCTTTGTAGTCTACCTAGGGCTGTTTGGTTCTCATTTACTCCTTCCCTAAGAACTGAGCTTCTACCTCCTGATAATGATGGAATTCAATTGATCCTTCAAACTATCATCACAAATGATATAAATGATGACTTATTATCCACCATGCTGATCACCTTACGGTTTATTTGGAAAGCAAGAAATGATAACTGCTTCCAAAGGAAAAGTTGGACCCCTATACAGGTACACACAGCTGCAGCTGCTATGATTCGATGGATCAACAACGAGTGCCAGGAGACCGAGGAAGAACAGGCACCGTGTCTTAACCACGACCAACAGCAACTGCATCAACAACCTACGCCACCCATTATCGAGAACTCCACTGGCAATGATACAAATCTACTTGGTCAACAAGGTATGAGTTATCTTACTGCAGGTGATCAGTCTCATCAGAGGATCATGACGAACAATGAGCGAGCCCCTGAGCCTCCAACGATGACTACAATAGGTATAAACATTTCTATGCAGCAACTACACTTGACAAACACATATCATGCCAACAATCCAGCTCTACTCCAAACACCAAGATGCTATGTAGATGCCTCCACTTTGCCGGATCAACCAAACATGTCTATGAGACAGGCGGGCTTAGGAATTTTCTTTCTTAACACGAGAGTACAACCAGCTCAAGGAATCTATATCAAGGCAAAATTGGAAGCCTGCTCATCAGTCTTAATGGCTGAAGCTGCAAGCCTTGCTTTGGCTTCCATTATCATTGACAGATTGAACATTGATAGAGTCAGCTTCCTGTCGGACAGTGAacttttggttcacttcttcaaTCAAACACACCATAATGACCCCCCAGATTGGAGAATCAAGCATTTCACCCAAACATTTTCCAACCATATCATTTCCAGGGAACCCAAGATCTTCAAAGTCAAAAGGAGCTCTAATTCAATAGCTGATACTCTGGCACGAGAAGCCTTTCTACATAGGACTGTTCAGAGCAACAATATACAGTATTCATGCTCGCATGAACACCATAAAATAGAATGTCCTCTTACTCAAGTTCTACACTTTGTAGACTTAATCAATGTAACAATCATTGCAGCTCGTTGCTGCTGA
- the LOC8083452 gene encoding uncharacterized protein LOC8083452 isoform X4 gives MGDMNELMNANEKCGSGKADIRRINMFCDYVKQCGFLDLGYSGPAYTWTNKRFSTTPTFQRLDRCLANAEWCMAYPRTTVYHLPMRRSDHAPILTMLDSTRHHNNKIFRFKNWWLMEQDYMQVAKESWMKSYNRPFHQKTKYLATDLRKWRMAKPNLSTQINIIESQMLSQPSEPPQEQDYDLQQHLAFQHQNILTKDEEFHLQRAKKNWARLGDRNTAFFHQSIVKRHRKNTIAYLHNPDGTDSTTADQIASTLLHYFHELFAVNETNHQSLQTSSLQILTASHSQQPQPQEASHHHSMRQGEEIDHHHQTIDSRHTNAADDISCFTNSTPNLQELHSIIKGMRNNASPGPDSLNAAFFKTAWPWISNDVHNLHFINLLRACFTTPSMAVLINGEPTGYFFSKKGIRQGCPLSPFLFAIAINELSIALHDAMNNANLTGITLGPNCPPIQSLLFADDLILCGEATIYEATTINNILNDFYYSSGQTPNMSKSSIHFRHNVDNATKTQIKNIFPVPNLLHNTIHLGHPIIFSHRDKNKAYAFIYNKFLAKLTTVKANKLNHAGRLTTYRTTCGQIEDDAHLFFLCSLPRAVWFSFTPSLRTELLPPDNDGIQLILQTIITNDINDDLLSTMLITLRFIWKARNDNCFQRKSWTPIQVHTAAAAMIRWINNECQETEEEQAPCLNHDQQQLHQQPTPPIIENSTGNDTNLLGQQGMSYLTAGDQSHQRIMTNNERAPEPPTMTTIGINISMQQLHLTNTYHANNPALLQTPRCYVDASTLPDQPNMSMRQAGLGIFFLNTRVQPAQGIYIKAKLEACSSVLMAEAASLALASIIIDRLNIDRVSFLSDSELLVHFFNQTHHNDPPDWRIKHFTQTFSNHIISREPKIFKVKRSSNSIADTLAREAFLHRTVQSNNIQYSCSHEHHKIECPLTQVLHFVDLINVTIIAARCC, from the exons ATGGGGGACATGAATGAACTCATGAATGCTAATGAAAAATGTGGTTCGGGTAAAGCTGATATTCGACGTATTAATATGTTTTGTGACTATGTAAAGCAGTGTGGCTTTTTGGATTTGGGGTACAGTGGACCGGCGTACACATGGACAAACAAGCGCTTCAGTACAACTCCCACTTTTCAGCGACTTGATCGTTGCTTGGCAAATGCTGAATGGTGTATGGCTTATCCGAGAACAACAGTGTATCATCTACCTATGAGGCGTAGCGACCATGCCCCCATCCTCACTATGCTTGATTCTACTCGTCATCACAATAACAAAATTTTTCGGTTTAAAAACTGGTGGCTTATGGAACAGGACTATATGCAGGTGGCCAAAGAGAGCTGGATGAAATCCTACAATCGCCCCTTTCACCAAAAGACCAAATACTTAGCTACTGATCTTCGAAAATGGAGGATGGCCAAGCCTAATCTCTCTACCCAGATTAATATCATTGAAAGCCAAATGCTTAGCCAGCCATCCGAACCACCACAGGAACAGGACTACGACCTCCAGCAGCACCTTGCATTTCAGCACCAAAATATTCTAACCAAAGATGAAGAATTCCATCTTCAAAGAGCCAAAAAGAACTGGgctaggcttggtgatcgtaacACTGCCTTCTTTCATCAATCCATTGTCAAAAGGCATAGAAAAAATACAATCGCCTATCTTCACAATCCCGATGGCACTGATTCCACTACTGCTGACCAAATTGCCTCAACCCTTCTCCATTATTTTCATGAACTGTTTGCTGTTAATGAGACTAATCATCAATCTCTACAGACCTCCTCATTGCAGATACTGACAGCCTCTCATTCACAACAGCCTCAACCTCAGGAGGCATCACATCATCACTCTATGCGACAAGGAGAGGAAATCGACCACCATCATCAAACCATCGACTCAAGGCACACCAATGCGGCAGACGACATCTCCTGCTTTACTAACTCAACTCCAAATTTGCAGGAGCTGCACAGTATCATCAAAGGTATGCGCAATAATGCATCCCCAGGCCCAGATAGCCTCAATGCAGCTTTCTTTAAGACGGCATGGCCTTGGATCTCTAACGATGTCCATAACCTG CATTTTATCAACCTTCTACGAGCTTGCTTTACTACTCCGTCGATGGCAGTTCTTATCAATGGTGAGCCCACTGgatattttttttccaaaaaaggTATTCGCCAAGGTTGTCCCCTTTCCCCTTTTCTCTTTGCAATAGCTATTAATGAATTGTCCATCGCTTTACATGATGCAATGAATAATGCCAATCTTACTGGAATCACTTTGGGCCCCAATTGCCCTCCTATTCAATCCTTACTCTTTGCGGATGACCTCATTTTATGTGGTGAAGCCACTATTTATGAAGCTACTACCATCAACAACATTCTTAATGACTTCTACTACAGCTCTGGTCAGACTCCCAACATGAGTAAATCTTCCATCCACTTCCGCCATAATGTTGATAATGCCACCAAGACccaaattaagaatatttttccAGTTCCCAATCTACTCCATAATACCATTCATCTGGGTCATCCGATTATTTTTAGCCATAGAGACAAAAATAAAGCTTATGCTTTCATCTATAACAAATTCTTAGCAAAGCTCACTACTGTTAAAGCCAACAAACTTAATCATGCCGGTCGACTTACTACCTACCGTACAACATGCGGGCAAATTGAGGACGATGCTCACCTTTTCTTCCTTTGTAGTCTACCTAGGGCTGTTTGGTTCTCATTTACTCCTTCCCTAAGAACTGAGCTTCTACCTCCTGATAATGATGGAATTCAATTGATCCTTCAAACTATCATCACAAATGATATAAATGATGACTTATTATCCACCATGCTGATCACCTTACGGTTTATTTGGAAAGCAAGAAATGATAACTGCTTCCAAAGGAAAAGTTGGACCCCTATACAGGTACACACAGCTGCAGCTGCTATGATTCGATGGATCAACAACGAGTGCCAGGAGACCGAGGAAGAACAGGCACCGTGTCTTAACCACGACCAACAGCAACTGCATCAACAACCTACGCCACCCATTATCGAGAACTCCACTGGCAATGATACAAATCTACTTGGTCAACAAGGTATGAGTTATCTTACTGCAGGTGATCAGTCTCATCAGAGGATCATGACGAACAATGAGCGAGCCCCTGAGCCTCCAACGATGACTACAATAGGTATAAACATTTCTATGCAGCAACTACACTTGACAAACACATATCATGCCAACAATCCAGCTCTACTCCAAACACCAAGATGCTATGTAGATGCCTCCACTTTGCCGGATCAACCAAACATGTCTATGAGACAGGCGGGCTTAGGAATTTTCTTTCTTAACACGAGAGTACAACCAGCTCAAGGAATCTATATCAAGGCAAAATTGGAAGCCTGCTCATCAGTCTTAATGGCTGAAGCTGCAAGCCTTGCTTTGGCTTCCATTATCATTGACAGATTGAACATTGATAGAGTCAGCTTCCTGTCGGACAGTGAacttttggttcacttcttcaaTCAAACACACCATAATGACCCCCCAGATTGGAGAATCAAGCATTTCACCCAAACATTTTCCAACCATATCATTTCCAGGGAACCCAAGATCTTCAAAGTCAAAAGGAGCTCTAATTCAATAGCTGATACTCTGGCACGAGAAGCCTTTCTACATAGGACTGTTCAGAGCAACAATATACAGTATTCATGCTCGCATGAACACCATAAAATAGAATGTCCTCTTACTCAAGTTCTACACTTTGTAGACTTAATCAATGTAACAATCATTGCAGCTCGTTGCTGCTGA